One part of the Marichromatium purpuratum 984 genome encodes these proteins:
- the recQ gene encoding DNA helicase RecQ, with protein sequence MQETPLQILNRVFGYERFRGDQAKIIDRLLDGDDALVLMPTGGGKSLCYQIPALLRPGTAIVVSPLIALMQDQVDALRQLGVAAAYLNSSLDPEAAQDVEQALRAGTLDLLYVAPERLLTERFLALLGEARIALFAIDEAHCVSQWGHDFRPEYIQLGLLHARWPEVPRIALTATADAPTRAEIVSRLGLERAHQFVSSFDRPNIRYRVVEKASPRQQLLDFLRREHPQDAGIVYCLSRKRVEETAAFLAAEGFTALPYHAGLAAEQRRAHQARFLRDEGVVMVATIAFGMGIDKPDVRFVAHLDLPKSLESYYQETGRAGRDGLPADAWMTYGIGDLVTLRRIIEDSEADERFKRIERQKLDGMLGYCETIACRRQVLLEYFGEHLAEPCGNCDTCLEPVATWDGTEAARKALSCIYRTGQRFGSAYLTDVLLGKDHERIRRFGHDRVSTHGIGQELGAAQWRSVYRQLVAAGLVEVDHQGHGALRLTERSRPLLRGEARIELRRDPEPRRAQRARQGAVETAPRDAEAQALWEALRGHRRELAQANNVPAYVIFNDVTLQELLAHRPRDLDELARISGLGEAKLERFGAGLLAVLEAHAAEHGRPAGTAAPPPRATPRPRAPRGLGDSERETLTLARTGADVATIAARRGLKPRTIHGHLARAVAAGELDAATATGLDAASLKRIETAFAALPENAISPLRALHEALGGEFDYGVLQCVRAALERD encoded by the coding sequence GTGCAAGAGACACCCCTGCAGATCCTCAACCGCGTCTTCGGCTACGAGCGCTTCCGCGGCGACCAGGCCAAGATCATCGACCGCCTGCTCGACGGCGACGATGCGCTGGTACTGATGCCCACCGGCGGCGGCAAGTCGCTGTGCTACCAGATCCCGGCGCTGCTGCGCCCCGGCACCGCCATCGTGGTCTCGCCGCTGATCGCGTTGATGCAGGATCAGGTCGACGCGCTGCGCCAGCTCGGCGTCGCCGCCGCCTATCTCAATTCATCCCTCGACCCGGAGGCGGCGCAGGACGTCGAGCAGGCGTTGCGCGCGGGCACCCTGGATCTGCTCTACGTCGCCCCCGAACGGCTGCTCACCGAGCGCTTCCTCGCTCTGCTCGGCGAGGCGCGCATCGCGCTCTTCGCCATCGACGAGGCGCACTGCGTCTCGCAGTGGGGGCACGACTTCCGCCCCGAGTACATCCAGCTCGGGCTGCTCCACGCGCGCTGGCCCGAGGTGCCGCGCATCGCCCTCACCGCCACCGCCGATGCGCCCACCCGCGCCGAGATCGTCTCGCGCCTGGGGTTGGAGCGGGCACACCAGTTCGTCTCCAGCTTCGACCGCCCGAACATCCGCTACCGAGTGGTGGAGAAGGCCAGCCCGCGCCAGCAGCTGCTCGACTTCCTCCGCCGCGAGCACCCCCAGGACGCCGGCATCGTCTACTGTCTGTCGCGCAAGCGCGTCGAGGAGACCGCCGCCTTCCTCGCCGCCGAGGGCTTCACCGCCCTGCCCTATCACGCCGGGCTCGCCGCCGAGCAGCGCCGCGCCCATCAGGCCCGTTTCCTGCGCGATGAGGGGGTGGTGATGGTCGCCACCATCGCCTTCGGCATGGGCATCGACAAGCCCGACGTGCGCTTCGTCGCCCATCTCGACCTGCCCAAGAGCCTCGAGTCCTACTACCAGGAGACCGGCCGCGCCGGGCGCGACGGCCTGCCCGCCGACGCCTGGATGACCTACGGCATCGGCGACCTGGTCACCCTCAGACGGATCATCGAGGACTCCGAGGCCGACGAACGCTTCAAGCGCATCGAGCGACAGAAGCTCGACGGCATGCTCGGCTACTGCGAGACCATCGCCTGTCGCCGTCAGGTGCTGCTCGAGTACTTCGGCGAGCACCTCGCCGAGCCCTGCGGCAACTGCGACACCTGTCTCGAGCCGGTCGCCACCTGGGACGGCACCGAGGCCGCGCGCAAGGCGCTTTCGTGCATCTATCGCACCGGCCAGCGCTTCGGCAGCGCCTATCTCACCGACGTGCTGCTCGGCAAGGACCACGAGCGCATCCGCCGCTTCGGTCACGACCGGGTGAGTACCCACGGCATCGGCCAGGAACTCGGCGCCGCGCAGTGGCGCTCGGTCTATCGCCAGCTGGTCGCCGCCGGGCTGGTCGAGGTCGACCACCAGGGCCACGGCGCGCTGCGCCTCACCGAGCGCAGCCGCCCGCTGCTGCGCGGCGAGGCCCGCATCGAGCTGCGCCGCGACCCCGAGCCGCGACGCGCCCAGCGCGCCCGCCAAGGCGCCGTCGAGACCGCGCCGCGCGACGCCGAGGCCCAGGCGCTGTGGGAGGCGCTGCGCGGCCATCGGCGCGAGCTGGCCCAGGCCAACAACGTCCCGGCCTATGTGATCTTCAACGACGTCACCCTGCAGGAGCTGCTCGCCCACCGCCCGCGCGATCTCGACGAACTCGCGCGCATCAGCGGGCTCGGCGAGGCCAAGCTCGAACGCTTCGGCGCCGGACTGCTCGCCGTGCTCGAGGCCCACGCCGCCGAGCACGGCCGCCCCGCGGGCACCGCCGCGCCGCCACCGCGCGCCACCCCCCGGCCCCGCGCGCCGCGTGGGCTCGGCGACAGCGAGCGCGAGACCCTGACGCTGGCGCGCACCGGCGCCGATGTCGCCACCATCGCCGCGCGCCGCGGTCTCAAACCGCGCACCATCCACGGTCATCTCGCCCGCGCGGTGGCCGCCGGCGAGCTCGACGCGGCCACCGCCACCGGGCTCGACGCCGCCAGCCTGAAGCGCATCGAGACGGCCTTCGCCGCGCTGCCCGAGAACGCCATCAGCCCGCTGCGCGCGCTCCACGAGGCCCTCGGCGGTGAGTTCGACTACGGCGTGCTACAGTGCGTGCGCGCCGCCCTGGAGCGTGATTGA
- a CDS encoding pseudouridine synthase: MSRLILLNKPYGVLCQFSGEGPTLSDHVPLPGVYPAGRLDKDSEGLLLLTDDGQLQHRISHPRHKAWKTYWVQVEGTPEAAQLEALAAGVVLKDGPTRPARVRAIAEPALWPREPPVRFRKSVPTAWIEIAIHEGRNRQVRRMTAAVGLPTLRLVRMAIGQWRLDGLEPGRFRVLDLPAPSRRRYANRKATKRPR; the protein is encoded by the coding sequence ATGTCCCGTCTGATCCTGCTCAACAAGCCCTATGGCGTGCTCTGCCAGTTCTCCGGCGAGGGCCCAACCCTCAGCGACCACGTCCCGCTGCCCGGCGTCTATCCCGCCGGGCGGCTCGACAAGGACAGCGAGGGGCTGCTGCTGCTCACCGACGACGGCCAGCTCCAGCACCGCATCAGCCACCCCCGACACAAGGCCTGGAAGACCTACTGGGTGCAGGTCGAGGGCACCCCCGAGGCCGCACAGCTCGAGGCGCTCGCCGCCGGCGTCGTGCTCAAGGACGGCCCGACCCGTCCGGCGCGGGTGCGTGCCATCGCCGAGCCGGCGCTGTGGCCGCGCGAGCCGCCGGTACGCTTTCGCAAGTCGGTGCCCACCGCCTGGATCGAGATCGCCATCCACGAGGGGCGCAACCGTCAGGTGCGGCGCATGACCGCCGCCGTCGGCCTGCCCACCCTGCGGCTGGTGCGCATGGCCATCGGTCAGTGGCGGCTCGACGGGCTCGAACCGGGGCGCTTCCGCGTGCTCGACCTGCCGGCCCCGAGCCGTCGTCGGTACGCGAACCGCAAGGCCACAAAGCGCCCCCGCTGA
- a CDS encoding ARPP-1 family domain-containing protein, which yields MDRLHHHLPALALGDTLHHLNIGLTPICDPRPSAADHLTLSAAIKTGQAHLQTHDARAQAPGARLDNQGARPLLLLEGESLSGAASDQVLEHSLLVPPRSTIGLALSPLGRSPAPQPRDRPRSSGQLLFASARARSAARLSTRLFGEPPYPGQPQALWEEVAHKRARMDCNDPARPGLEALYDEYAEFIAQYVAALPPQPDQIGAILAINGRVCGFELFAHPAILHELLPRIIASYALDAIECLNFTLQQPQPEVPGTLLDALSSAPVMTLPLGADSELLRLTAPGLSGGALIAEGRLLHLHAYRSPFPAQPETPLSAPPQLNG from the coding sequence ATGGATAGGCTCCACCACCACCTCCCGGCGCTCGCGCTCGGCGATACACTGCATCATCTCAACATCGGCCTCACCCCGATCTGCGACCCACGCCCGAGCGCGGCCGATCATCTCACCCTGAGCGCCGCGATCAAGACCGGTCAGGCGCACCTGCAGACGCACGACGCCCGCGCCCAAGCACCAGGGGCCAGGCTCGACAACCAGGGCGCGCGTCCACTGCTGCTGCTCGAGGGCGAGTCGCTCAGCGGCGCGGCGTCGGACCAGGTTCTCGAGCACAGCCTGCTGGTACCGCCCCGCAGCACCATCGGACTCGCCCTCTCGCCGCTCGGACGCTCACCCGCTCCACAGCCCCGCGACCGCCCCCGATCCTCCGGCCAGCTGCTGTTCGCCAGCGCCCGCGCCCGCAGCGCCGCGCGGCTCAGCACCCGACTGTTCGGCGAGCCTCCCTATCCGGGACAACCACAAGCACTGTGGGAAGAGGTCGCGCACAAGCGCGCGCGCATGGACTGCAACGATCCGGCACGCCCCGGCCTCGAAGCGCTCTACGACGAATACGCTGAGTTCATCGCGCAATACGTCGCGGCCCTGCCGCCGCAACCGGACCAGATCGGCGCCATCCTCGCGATCAATGGTCGAGTCTGCGGCTTTGAACTCTTCGCCCACCCGGCCATCCTCCATGAACTGCTGCCACGGATCATCGCCAGCTATGCGCTCGACGCCATCGAGTGCCTGAACTTCACCCTGCAGCAGCCCCAGCCGGAGGTCCCCGGCACCTTGCTCGACGCCCTGAGCAGCGCCCCGGTGATGACCCTGCCGCTCGGCGCCGACAGCGAACTGCTGCGCCTGACCGCGCCGGGGCTGAGTGGCGGCGCGCTGATCGCCGAGGGACGACTGCTGCACCTGCACGCCTATCGCAGCCCCTTCCCCGCTCAACCCGAAACCCCTCTCAGCGCACCACCACAGCTCAACGGCTGA
- a CDS encoding NifB/NifX family molybdenum-iron cluster-binding protein: MQRRLRLLESATATTERPLRVAFASSDRERVDQHFGAARAFTIHGIDRTSHRLLEVIEFAPGGRDGNEGKLGERIVALEGCLAVYCEAIGASAVRQLCAVGVQPFKVPHGTRIRAQIAALQGELRGRPSPWLARALAPLRRGEAEHPRVDQMEVEGWSE; encoded by the coding sequence ATGCAACGACGACTGAGACTGCTCGAGAGCGCCACCGCGACGACCGAGCGTCCGCTGCGCGTGGCCTTCGCCAGCAGCGATCGCGAGCGTGTCGATCAGCACTTCGGCGCCGCCCGAGCCTTCACCATCCACGGCATCGACCGCACCAGCCACCGGCTGCTGGAGGTCATCGAGTTCGCGCCGGGTGGGCGCGACGGCAACGAGGGCAAGCTCGGCGAACGCATCGTCGCACTCGAGGGCTGTCTCGCCGTCTATTGCGAGGCGATCGGTGCCTCGGCGGTCAGACAGCTCTGCGCCGTCGGCGTCCAACCGTTCAAGGTGCCCCACGGCACCCGGATCCGCGCCCAGATCGCCGCCCTGCAGGGCGAGCTGCGCGGCCGTCCCAGCCCCTGGCTGGCACGCGCGCTCGCCCCGCTCAGGCGGGGTGAAGCGGAACACCCACGTGTCGACCAGATGGAGGTCGAGGGATGGAGCGAATGA
- a CDS encoding SoxR reducing system RseC family protein: MERMIETVAVVTASAPPRAWVAPGNTSACSGCAQSGYCAGATAGRRGRGRQIVIDDPLGLSPGESVVIGIPGAGLLRAATLAYLLPLLALAATAWAGTRFALPLWATLGGALLALGAGLWLAERLGRDAPRPVVLRRLS, from the coding sequence ATGGAGCGAATGATCGAGACCGTCGCAGTGGTGACCGCGAGCGCCCCGCCACGCGCCTGGGTCGCACCCGGCAACACCAGCGCCTGCTCCGGCTGCGCCCAGTCGGGCTATTGCGCCGGGGCCACGGCCGGGCGCCGCGGGCGCGGCCGACAGATCGTCATCGACGACCCGCTCGGACTCAGCCCCGGCGAGTCGGTGGTGATTGGCATCCCCGGCGCCGGGCTGCTGCGCGCCGCCACCCTCGCCTATCTGCTGCCGTTGCTGGCGCTGGCCGCGACCGCCTGGGCCGGCACCCGCTTCGCGCTGCCGCTGTGGGCCACGCTCGGCGGCGCGCTGCTCGCGCTCGGCGCCGGGCTGTGGCTGGCCGAACGACTCGGGCGCGACGCACCACGCCCGGTGGTGCTGCGCCGCCTGTCCTGA
- a CDS encoding NifX-associated nitrogen fixation protein — MTDTPTAPLPTRGLLESDFMVEMVRQMRAIDAYGQYEHLSNADLLEPFVLTKEMRRGIPIVGDPDEIVVERVKAFYNAIAALIEAECGLMAVPLVHLSHEGFGRVLITTGKLVVLDRTLRDVHRFGFPSLSRMKDEADKYLSVAIELIGEHSKVAGL; from the coding sequence ATGACCGACACCCCAACCGCGCCACTGCCCACCCGAGGGCTGCTCGAGAGCGACTTCATGGTCGAGATGGTGCGCCAGATGCGCGCGATCGACGCCTATGGCCAGTACGAACACCTCTCCAACGCCGATCTGCTCGAACCCTTCGTACTCACCAAGGAGATGCGTCGCGGGATCCCCATCGTCGGCGATCCCGACGAGATCGTGGTCGAGCGGGTCAAGGCCTTCTACAACGCCATCGCAGCACTGATCGAGGCCGAGTGCGGACTGATGGCGGTGCCCTTGGTGCATCTCAGTCACGAGGGCTTCGGTCGAGTACTGATCACCACTGGCAAGCTGGTGGTGCTCGATCGCACCCTGCGCGACGTGCACCGCTTCGGCTTCCCCAGCCTGTCGCGGATGAAGGACGAGGCCGACAAGTATCTCTCCGTCGCCATCGAGCTGATCGGCGAACACTCCAAGGTTGCCGGACTCTGA
- a CDS encoding CCE_0567 family metalloprotein produces the protein MDPQHRQGLERAARKAKRIANERAAELHDLVEERLPGAYAELPALAQTTYDACLAWAEADARLKAADGA, from the coding sequence ATGGATCCGCAACACCGTCAGGGGCTCGAGCGCGCCGCGCGCAAGGCCAAGCGCATCGCCAACGAGCGCGCCGCCGAGCTGCACGATCTGGTCGAGGAGCGTCTGCCCGGCGCCTATGCCGAGCTGCCGGCGCTCGCCCAGACCACCTACGACGCCTGTCTAGCGTGGGCCGAGGCCGACGCCAGACTCAAGGCCGCCGACGGGGCCTGA
- the fdxB gene encoding ferredoxin III, nif-specific — MTVITGITRGGVEWTPSFVITIDQTSCIGCGRCYKVCPREVFELIDRDELDLDAIEDDDDDFDDAPGMVMNLADALDCIGCASCSRVCPKGCLSHQPSPVAA; from the coding sequence ATGACTGTCATCACCGGTATCACCCGGGGCGGGGTCGAGTGGACACCGTCGTTCGTCATCACCATCGACCAGACCAGCTGCATCGGCTGTGGCCGCTGCTACAAGGTCTGTCCCCGCGAGGTCTTCGAGCTGATCGATCGCGACGAACTCGATCTCGACGCGATCGAGGACGATGACGACGACTTCGACGACGCGCCCGGCATGGTCATGAATCTCGCCGATGCGCTCGATTGCATCGGCTGCGCCTCCTGCTCGCGGGTCTGTCCCAAGGGCTGTCTCAGCCACCAGCCGAGCCCGGTGGCGGCCTGA
- a CDS encoding citrate synthase has translation MSDQATLILGDAHHSLPIVTGSTGERALDIQTLRARTGLIALDPGYANTGSCRSAITSIDGERGILRYRGIPIEQFEHSPNFVEVAWLLIFGHLPNAREYADFSAELTACANLDEGMKHHFEGFPRAAPPMAILSAMINALSCFHPELFELEDEQRFRAAAAGLISRIRTIAAYAYRHSIGRPYIYPHPEQRYVPNFLHMMFSDPYAEYVCEPLVRDAINLVLLLHADHEQNCSTSTVRMVGSSQANLFAACAAGVCALWGPLHGGANVAVLRMLEEIHQGRITPEQYVRLAKDRDSKVRLMGFGHRVYKQFDPRAQILARVAERLLAQLGRRDPLLDIARRLEEIAREDPYFVERQLYPNVDFYSGIILRAVGIPTNMFTVMFAMGRLPGWIAHWWEQAGAGGRIARPRQLYVGPESLDYVPMDERG, from the coding sequence ATGTCCGACCAAGCGACCCTGATCCTGGGTGACGCGCACCACTCACTGCCCATCGTCACCGGCAGCACCGGCGAGCGCGCGCTCGACATCCAGACGCTGCGCGCCCGCACCGGGCTGATCGCGCTCGATCCGGGCTATGCCAATACCGGCAGCTGTCGCAGCGCCATCACCTCTATCGACGGCGAACGGGGCATCCTGCGCTATCGCGGCATCCCCATCGAGCAATTCGAGCACAGCCCGAACTTCGTCGAGGTCGCCTGGCTGCTGATCTTCGGTCATCTGCCCAATGCCCGCGAATACGCCGACTTCTCCGCTGAACTGACCGCCTGCGCCAACCTCGATGAGGGGATGAAGCATCACTTCGAGGGCTTCCCGCGCGCCGCACCGCCGATGGCGATCCTCTCGGCGATGATCAACGCGCTCTCCTGCTTCCACCCCGAGCTGTTTGAGCTGGAGGACGAGCAGCGCTTCCGCGCCGCCGCCGCCGGGCTGATCAGCCGTATCCGCACCATCGCCGCCTACGCCTATCGGCACTCCATCGGGCGGCCCTATATCTATCCCCACCCCGAGCAGCGTTATGTGCCCAACTTCCTGCACATGATGTTCTCCGACCCCTATGCCGAGTACGTCTGCGAGCCGCTGGTGCGCGACGCGATCAACCTGGTGCTGCTGCTCCACGCCGATCACGAGCAGAACTGCTCGACCTCGACGGTGCGCATGGTCGGCTCCAGCCAGGCCAACCTGTTCGCCGCCTGTGCCGCCGGGGTGTGCGCGCTGTGGGGGCCGCTGCACGGTGGTGCCAATGTCGCGGTGCTGCGAATGCTTGAGGAGATCCATCAGGGACGGATCACCCCCGAGCAATACGTGCGTCTGGCCAAGGACCGCGACAGCAAGGTGCGGCTGATGGGCTTCGGTCACCGGGTCTACAAGCAGTTCGACCCGCGCGCGCAGATCCTCGCCCGGGTGGCCGAGCGGTTGCTCGCCCAGCTCGGGCGGCGCGATCCGCTGCTCGACATCGCCCGTCGGCTCGAGGAGATCGCGCGCGAGGATCCCTACTTCGTCGAGCGCCAGCTCTATCCCAACGTCGACTTCTACAGCGGCATCATCCTCCGCGCGGTGGGCATCCCCACCAACATGTTCACGGTGATGTTTGCGATGGGGCGGTTGCCGGGCTGGATCGCCCACTGGTGGGAGCAGGCCGGCGCGGGCGGGCGCATCGCCCGTCCGCGTCAGCTCTATGTCGGACCCGAGTCGCTCGACTACGTGCCGATGGACGAGCGCGGCTGA
- a CDS encoding aldolase catalytic domain-containing protein: MSEKAPWITFRPELKVLDCTVRDGGLVNAHRFDDAFVSAVYHACIDAGIDYMEIGYKNSKRVFPKDKFGPWRHCDEADMRRIVGDHDAEKTGLKLAAMADAGKSDWEQDLVPAADSPLSMIRVAFYAHQVSEAVDMIHHAHELGYETTANLMAVSNITEEEIDKVLEAVSHTPASTMVIVDSFGYLYREQIDRLYHKYTDALAGKGMEIGIHAHNNLQLAFANTIEAIILGCNRVDSTIYGFGRGAGNCHTELLLGFLRNPKFDVRPIVEVIQKYMLPLRKELDWGPSLPYNLTGQLNQHPRPAIEWREGPTPEDFLGFYDKLVAEI, from the coding sequence ATGTCCGAAAAGGCCCCATGGATCACCTTCCGGCCGGAACTCAAGGTCCTCGACTGCACGGTTCGGGACGGGGGACTGGTGAATGCCCATCGCTTCGATGATGCCTTCGTCAGCGCCGTCTACCATGCCTGTATCGATGCCGGGATCGACTACATGGAGATCGGCTACAAGAACTCGAAGCGGGTCTTCCCCAAGGACAAGTTCGGCCCCTGGCGTCACTGCGACGAGGCCGACATGCGCCGTATCGTCGGCGACCACGACGCCGAGAAGACCGGGCTCAAGCTCGCGGCCATGGCCGATGCCGGCAAGAGCGACTGGGAGCAGGACCTGGTGCCGGCGGCCGACAGCCCGCTGTCGATGATCCGCGTGGCCTTCTATGCCCACCAGGTCTCCGAGGCGGTGGACATGATCCACCACGCCCACGAACTCGGTTACGAGACCACCGCCAACCTGATGGCCGTCTCCAACATCACCGAGGAGGAGATCGACAAGGTCCTCGAGGCCGTCTCCCACACTCCGGCCTCGACCATGGTCATCGTCGACAGCTTCGGCTACCTCTACCGCGAACAGATCGACCGGCTCTACCACAAGTACACCGACGCGCTCGCCGGCAAGGGCATGGAGATCGGCATCCACGCCCACAACAACCTGCAGCTGGCCTTCGCCAACACCATCGAGGCGATCATCCTCGGCTGCAACCGCGTCGACTCGACCATTTACGGCTTCGGCCGTGGCGCGGGCAATTGCCACACCGAGCTGCTGCTCGGTTTTCTGCGCAACCCCAAGTTCGACGTCCGGCCGATCGTCGAGGTGATCCAGAAGTACATGCTGCCGCTGCGCAAGGAGCTCGACTGGGGTCCGTCGCTGCCCTACAACCTCACCGGTCAGCTCAACCAGCACCCGCGTCCGGCGATCGAGTGGCGCGAGGGCCCGACCCCGGAAGACTTCCTCGGCTTTTACGACAAGCTCGTCGCCGAGATCTGA
- a CDS encoding DUF3419 family protein: protein MKTAPTLADRIDQRVFDAIYSRALVYNTCWEDPAVDRLALELTPDDTLLVITSAGCNVLDYALTGPRRIHAVDANPRQNALLELKLAGIRRLDFDDFFAVFGHGYHSAFRDLYHDALRQTLSPFARAFWDRRAAWFGNPDGSFYFHGLSGIVARLFNTYLRARPRLAESVRALFASADLDHQREIYDTRVQPLFWTPALNWTLSRQLTMSLLGVPHPQRKEVQAQHAQGVAGFIREALEYVLRQLPIADNYFWSVYLRGRYTPTCCPEYLKRDNFAALKTGLVERIVPHTCTVTEFLHASDEPISKYVLLDHMDWMSSYHPEALAEEWQAILDRASADARIIFRSAHVAPRYLERLELGPERTRLSERLRFHPERAAALNRLDRVHTYAGFHIADVRA from the coding sequence TTGAAAACAGCACCGACACTCGCCGACCGCATCGACCAGCGGGTCTTCGACGCCATCTACTCGCGCGCCCTGGTCTACAACACCTGCTGGGAGGACCCGGCGGTCGACCGGCTGGCCCTCGAGCTGACCCCGGACGACACCCTGCTGGTGATCACCAGCGCCGGCTGCAACGTGCTCGACTACGCCCTCACCGGGCCGCGACGGATCCACGCGGTGGACGCCAACCCGCGCCAGAACGCACTGCTCGAACTCAAGCTCGCCGGCATCCGCAGGCTCGACTTCGACGACTTCTTCGCCGTCTTCGGGCACGGCTACCACTCGGCGTTCCGCGACCTCTACCACGACGCCCTGCGCCAGACCCTCTCGCCCTTCGCCCGTGCCTTCTGGGACCGGCGCGCGGCCTGGTTCGGCAACCCCGACGGCAGCTTCTACTTCCATGGTCTCTCCGGGATCGTCGCGCGGCTGTTCAACACCTATCTGCGCGCCCGACCCCGGCTCGCCGAGAGTGTGCGTGCGCTGTTCGCCAGCGCCGATCTCGACCATCAGCGCGAGATCTACGACACCCGCGTCCAGCCGCTGTTCTGGACCCCGGCGCTCAACTGGACGCTCTCACGCCAGCTCACCATGAGCCTGCTCGGCGTCCCCCATCCGCAGCGCAAGGAGGTCCAGGCACAGCATGCCCAGGGCGTCGCCGGTTTCATCCGCGAGGCGCTCGAATACGTGCTGCGCCAACTGCCGATCGCCGACAACTACTTCTGGTCGGTCTATCTGCGCGGTCGCTACACCCCGACGTGCTGTCCCGAATATCTCAAGCGCGACAACTTCGCCGCGCTCAAGACCGGGCTGGTCGAGCGCATCGTGCCGCACACCTGCACCGTCACCGAGTTCCTCCACGCCAGCGACGAGCCCATCTCCAAGTACGTGCTGCTCGATCACATGGACTGGATGAGTTCCTACCACCCCGAGGCGCTCGCCGAGGAGTGGCAGGCGATCCTCGACCGCGCCAGTGCCGATGCGCGGATCATCTTCCGCAGCGCCCATGTCGCGCCGCGCTATCTCGAACGGCTCGAACTCGGCCCCGAGCGTACCCGCTTGAGCGAGCGTCTGCGCTTCCACCCCGAGCGCGCCGCCGCGCTCAACCGCCTCGACCGCGTGCACACCTACGCCGGCTTCCACATCGCGGATGTGCGCGCATGA
- a CDS encoding class I SAM-dependent methyltransferase, translating to MIGSDARILLHLLRGQRRQGSHAERLQHFYAPQAVHYDRFRERLLHGRAQLIAALDPAPGAYLVELGAGTGRNLLYLGERLDSLGRIDLVDLCPALLEEARRRTAGLARARVIEADAADYRPERPVDCVYCAYSLTMMPNWQAVLANALAMLRPDGTLGVVDFYVSDARGGPGNARHSALARAFWPRWFAHDGVHPSPEPLRWLRDHLPDHRLDEHLAPVPYLPGLRVPYYRFVGRKSPSAGRTEPQRHQGREGE from the coding sequence ATGATCGGCAGCGACGCGCGCATCCTCCTCCACCTGCTGCGCGGCCAGCGTCGCCAGGGCTCGCACGCCGAACGGCTACAGCACTTCTACGCCCCCCAGGCGGTGCACTACGATCGCTTCCGCGAGCGCCTGCTGCACGGTCGCGCGCAACTGATCGCCGCACTCGACCCGGCGCCCGGCGCCTATCTGGTCGAACTCGGCGCCGGCACCGGACGCAACCTGCTCTATCTCGGCGAACGCCTCGACAGCCTCGGCCGGATCGACCTCGTCGACCTCTGCCCGGCGCTGCTCGAGGAGGCACGCCGGCGCACCGCCGGCCTCGCCAGGGCGCGGGTGATCGAGGCCGACGCCGCCGACTACCGCCCCGAGAGGCCGGTCGACTGCGTCTACTGCGCCTACTCGCTGACGATGATGCCCAACTGGCAGGCGGTGCTCGCAAACGCCCTCGCCATGCTCCGCCCCGACGGCACCCTGGGGGTGGTCGACTTCTACGTCTCCGACGCCCGAGGCGGCCCCGGCAACGCCCGCCACAGCGCCCTCGCCCGCGCCTTCTGGCCCCGCTGGTTCGCCCACGACGGCGTCCACCCCAGCCCCGAGCCGCTGCGCTGGCTGCGCGACCACCTCCCCGATCACCGCCTCGACGAACACCTCGCCCCGGTCCCCTACCTCCCCGGCCTGCGCGTGCCCTACTACCGCTTCGTCGGGCGCAAGTCGCCGTCAGCCGGAAGGACTGAACCGCAAAGACACCAAGGACGCGAAGGGGAA